Proteins from one Hemicordylus capensis ecotype Gifberg chromosome 7, rHemCap1.1.pri, whole genome shotgun sequence genomic window:
- the ERF gene encoding ETS domain-containing transcription factor ERF isoform X7, whose amino-acid sequence MNYDKLSRALRYYYNKRILHKTKGKRFTYKFNFNKLVLVNYPFIDMGMAGGAVPQSAPPVPSGGSHFRFPPSTPSDVLSPAEDLRSPGVFSAVARRLARGSVSDCSDGTSANSEVEESLAEEQRRSGGEAGGFRGPPVPGHPRLTHDSLFRVYPRPRVPEPLSPFPVSPMAGPAALLPPQLSPALPLTPTHMNYTPSPTLSPMYPGGSHFSFNPEDMKRYLQAHTQSVYNYHLSPRAFLHYPNIVIPQPQRLEKPPLPPPPPQAEEPPTPFKFKLQPPPLGRRNRDKQQSLAASPGESSSSLSSSSSASTSATELPPLPQIKVEPISEGESEEDLTVEVTDISEDDEEVFKAPPAPPEKAEEETEEGPQAAVAAPVSRAGESGKCIPLKLRFKRRWSEDQRLEAGAGAEETDDKKVKGEDDASSRAGGRRISTELQRATAELTLENRDS is encoded by the exons ATGAATTACGACAAGCTGAGCAGGGCCCTGAG ATACTACTACAACAAGCGGATCCTACACAAGACCAAGGGCAAACGTTTCACATACAAATTCAACTTCAACAAGTTGGTGCTGGTGAACTACCCTTTCATTGACATGGGCATGGCAG GTGGGGCGGTGCCCCAGAGCGCCCCACCGGTGCCCTCGGGTGGCTCCCACTTCCGGTTTCCGCCCTCCACACCATCCGATGTGCTGTCACCTGCCGAAGATCTGCGCTCTCCCGGGGTGTTCTCTGCGGTGGCTCGCCGGTTGGCCCGCGGCTCTGTCAGTGACTGCAGTGACGGCACCTCTGCCAACTCAGAAGTGGAGGAGTCCTTGGCAGAGGAGCAGAGGCGTAGTGGAGGAGAGGCAGGTGGCTTCCGGGGACCCCCAGTGCCTGGCCATCCCCGCTTGACCCACGACAGCCTCTTCCGGGTGTATCCTCGCCCTCGGGTTCCTGAGCCCCTCAGCCCTTTCCCCGTCTCGCCCATGGCCGGACCCgctgccctcctgccccctcagTTGTCCCCGGCCCTCCCACTCACTCCCACGCACATGAACtacactccctcccccaccctcagccCCATGTATCCAGGGGGCTCCCACTTCTCCTTCAACCCCGAGGACATGAAGCGCTACCTCCAGGCCCACACCCAGAGCGTGTACAACTACCACCTCAGTCCCCGGGCCTTCCTGCATTACCCCAACATTGTCATCCCGCAACCCCAGCGCCTGGAGAAGCCTCCTCTTCCACCACCGCCTCCGCAGGCCGAGGAGCCTCCAACCCCTTTCAAGTTCAAGCTGCAGCCACCACCGCTGGGGCGGCGCAACCGTGACAAGCAGCAGTCTTTGGCCGCGTCTCCGGGCGAATCGAGTAGCAGCCTTTCTTCGTCGTCCTCCGCCTCTACATCGGCAACGGAGCTGCCGCCGCTCCCGCAGATCAAGGTGGAGCCCATTTCGGAGGGCGAATCGGAGGAGGACCTCACCGTCGAGGTCACTGACATCAGCGAAGATGACGAGGAGGTCTTCAAGGCCCCTCCGGCGCCTCCCGAGAAGGCCGAGGAGGAGACGGAGGAGGGCCCTCAGGCGGCAGTGGCAGCCCCGGTTTCTCGGGCCGGAGAGAGTGGCAAATGCATCCCCCTCAAACTGCGCTTCAAGCGCCGTTGGAGCGAGGACCAGCGGCTGGAAGCTGGTGCTGGGGCCGAAGAAACAGATGACAAGAAGGTAAAGGGGGAAGACGATGCGAGCAGTCGTGCCGGAGGCCGGCGGATCAGCACAGAGCTCCAGCGAGCCACTGCTGAACTGACCCTTGAGAATCGGGACTCCTAG